A genomic window from Synechococcus sp. WH 8016 includes:
- a CDS encoding DUF4090 family protein, which translates to MDFSGPDAIDNAIKAGLDIDGSPLPEAMLTLYREVMDQEAQRKRSGVRKSMRNRIVRTGAKHFSQDVLNARLIEAGWEGLKDKEISFYFS; encoded by the coding sequence ATGGACTTCAGCGGCCCAGACGCCATCGACAATGCGATTAAGGCTGGATTGGACATCGATGGAAGCCCTCTTCCGGAAGCGATGCTCACCCTTTATCGCGAGGTGATGGATCAAGAGGCACAACGCAAGCGCAGTGGAGTGCGTAAATCAATGCGCAACCGCATCGTGCGCACCGGGGCCAAGCATTTCAGCCAAGACGTCCTAAACGCCCGATTAATCGAGGCTGGCTGGGAAGGGTTGAAGGACAAGGAAATCAGCTTTTACTTCAGCTGA
- a CDS encoding allophycocyanin subunit alpha-B: MSVVRDLILQADDDLRYPSSGELRSMVDFLSQGSIRLSVVRSLTENEKKIVDESAKQLFSRKPEYVAPGGNAFGQKQRAQCLRDYSWYLRLVTYGVLAGSTELIQQIGLVGAREMYNSLGVPMPGMVEAMRCMREASLALLSEDQQSLAAPYFDYLIQGMQTST, translated from the coding sequence ATGAGCGTTGTTCGGGATCTGATTCTCCAAGCAGATGACGATCTGCGTTACCCCAGCAGCGGTGAACTGCGATCAATGGTTGATTTCCTCAGCCAGGGTTCGATTCGTTTATCGGTTGTTCGAAGTCTCACTGAGAACGAGAAGAAAATTGTCGACGAATCAGCGAAACAGCTGTTCAGTCGAAAACCTGAATACGTTGCGCCTGGAGGCAACGCCTTCGGTCAGAAGCAGCGTGCCCAGTGCTTGCGGGACTACAGCTGGTACCTTCGCCTCGTGACCTACGGCGTTTTGGCAGGCAGCACCGAGCTCATCCAACAGATTGGTCTTGTGGGTGCCCGCGAGATGTACAACAGTCTTGGTGTTCCGATGCCTGGAATGGTGGAAGCCATGCGCTGCATGAGAGAGGCTTCCCTGGCACTTCTTTCAGAAGACCAGCAATCACTTGCGGCTCCTTACTTTGATTACCTCATCCAAGGGATGCAGACCTCGACCTAA
- a CDS encoding SDR family NAD(P)-dependent oxidoreductase — protein MPEINRVAWIGRALIVGRGGLGKALAQELQRRQPALEVLLCGRSVVSELDDGGDWLVDLESPQSLEALSQRLLDDPQPLRLVLNATGRLHGGSLIPEKRLQQVSASQLLESFAINAAGPLLLAKAIEPALKRDQPFHFASLSARVGSIADNRSGGWYAYRGAKAAQNMFLRSLSVEWARRFPLATVTMLHPGTTDTALSKPFQNFVPPDRLFSPQKAAALLLDVLLQQTAEDSGRFLAWDGQDIPW, from the coding sequence ATGCCTGAAATCAACAGAGTTGCTTGGATTGGCCGTGCATTGATCGTGGGCCGTGGTGGTCTTGGTAAGGCACTGGCGCAGGAACTGCAACGTCGTCAGCCCGCTTTGGAGGTCCTGCTATGCGGTCGCAGCGTGGTTTCAGAGCTCGACGATGGTGGAGATTGGCTGGTGGACCTGGAGTCCCCTCAGAGCCTCGAGGCGTTGTCTCAGAGGCTCCTGGACGATCCACAGCCGCTGCGTTTGGTGCTGAACGCCACTGGGCGACTGCATGGAGGTTCGCTGATCCCTGAGAAGCGCCTGCAGCAGGTGAGTGCCAGTCAATTGCTGGAATCCTTTGCGATCAATGCTGCAGGGCCCCTGCTCTTGGCGAAAGCGATTGAGCCCGCCCTGAAGCGTGACCAGCCGTTTCACTTTGCGAGCCTCAGCGCCAGGGTCGGAAGCATCGCTGACAACAGAAGTGGTGGTTGGTATGCCTACCGCGGAGCCAAAGCCGCCCAGAACATGTTTTTGCGCTCGTTGAGTGTGGAGTGGGCGCGGCGCTTTCCACTCGCCACGGTGACGATGCTGCATCCAGGCACCACCGATACGGCCCTGTCCAAGCCATTCCAAAATTTTGTCCCGCCGGATCGTCTGTTCAGCCCCCAGAAGGCGGCCGCCCTGTTGCTCGATGTTTTGCTCCAGCAGACAGCGGAAGACAGCGGCCGATTTCTGGCTTGGGATGGTCAGGACATTCCTTGGTGA
- a CDS encoding sigma-70 family RNA polymerase sigma factor gives MNKRQTIRNERIERHLNLVDPIAGHYAKRSGLDRDDLKQVGRLGLLRAAEGYEQSQDKPFEVYARPHIKGAILHYLRDSVGLIRLPRRLQEQAQSSIKTSSSESTRSQGMTAEIELNVQVYRRRQSWEPLDEGRVAANQPGWQPLLMQERARRVWDAINGLPPAEKRALVEVVIEGASLRGAGKKQGVSAMTMQRRLKRALAQLRQELADQDSSL, from the coding sequence ATGAACAAACGCCAAACGATCCGAAACGAACGCATCGAGCGACATCTGAACCTGGTCGATCCCATTGCAGGCCATTACGCCAAACGCTCGGGTCTGGATCGTGATGATCTCAAGCAAGTGGGAAGGCTTGGCTTACTGCGTGCCGCCGAAGGGTATGAGCAAAGCCAAGACAAGCCGTTTGAGGTCTATGCAAGACCTCACATCAAAGGAGCGATCCTTCACTACCTCAGAGACAGTGTGGGGCTGATCAGACTCCCAAGACGCCTTCAAGAACAAGCTCAGAGCAGCATCAAAACCAGTTCCTCAGAATCGACCAGAAGTCAGGGGATGACAGCAGAGATCGAACTCAACGTTCAGGTTTATCGACGCCGTCAGTCGTGGGAACCCTTAGACGAAGGCAGGGTGGCAGCAAACCAACCTGGATGGCAGCCGCTGCTGATGCAGGAAAGGGCCCGGCGTGTCTGGGATGCCATCAACGGGTTGCCGCCTGCAGAGAAAAGGGCGCTGGTTGAGGTGGTGATCGAAGGTGCCAGCCTCCGTGGGGCCGGAAAAAAGCAGGGGGTCAGTGCCATGACCATGCAACGGAGGCTCAAACGGGCCTTAGCCCAGTTGCGACAGGAGCTTGCCGATCAGGACTCTTCGCTGTGA
- a CDS encoding SpoIID/LytB domain-containing protein: MTATAGLIGAVTWSVQAIGQLEQQRNQKHTLETLLESSGTDQPARHSSSQRSSDEPENKTPRPQSVVQPTPGAKPLGAPGNPIVRVALLSQSPPRRVDLSGQVECRFSNGEIVQKRALERVLSERRSNLVTCQSGQNGAIVVNGSSYPETVYFLNRGRGWLVVNQLSLERYVASVVGAEMPSHWNPEALKAQAVAARSYALVHLVRPADSDFNLGDTTRWQAYGGLKSQSASTAAATKATQGLVLSFQGGLVESLYASTSEIATEAHSHLGASMSQHGAQELAMKGLKFNEILGRYYVGASLARLKTNEN, encoded by the coding sequence ATGACCGCCACTGCGGGGCTGATCGGCGCGGTCACCTGGAGTGTCCAGGCCATTGGTCAGCTGGAACAACAGCGAAACCAAAAACACACCCTCGAAACGCTGCTGGAAAGCTCCGGGACGGATCAGCCAGCGCGTCATTCCTCTAGTCAGCGATCAAGTGATGAGCCGGAGAACAAGACTCCGAGACCTCAATCGGTCGTGCAGCCAACGCCTGGTGCTAAGCCCCTCGGAGCCCCAGGCAATCCGATTGTGCGCGTTGCTTTGTTGAGTCAATCGCCACCCCGTCGCGTGGACCTATCAGGGCAGGTCGAGTGCAGATTCAGCAACGGTGAGATCGTGCAAAAAAGGGCCCTTGAACGCGTTCTAAGCGAGCGTCGTTCGAATTTGGTGACCTGTCAATCAGGCCAAAATGGGGCCATTGTTGTCAATGGAAGCTCCTATCCAGAGACCGTCTATTTCCTCAACAGAGGTCGCGGTTGGCTTGTGGTTAACCAGCTGTCTTTGGAGCGTTACGTTGCTTCTGTGGTTGGGGCAGAGATGCCGAGTCATTGGAATCCTGAAGCGCTAAAAGCACAAGCTGTGGCGGCTCGGTCCTACGCCCTCGTGCATCTTGTACGTCCTGCCGATTCCGATTTCAATCTTGGCGACACCACGCGTTGGCAAGCCTATGGAGGCCTGAAAAGTCAAAGCGCATCCACTGCCGCCGCCACCAAAGCCACCCAGGGTCTCGTGCTCAGTTTCCAGGGAGGACTTGTGGAATCGCTGTATGCATCGACCAGTGAAATCGCTACTGAAGCACACAGCCATTTAGGCGCAAGTATGAGTCAACATGGCGCTCAAGAACTGGCCATGAAAGGGCTCAAGTTCAATGAAATCCTCGGTCGTTATTACGTGGGGGCATCCTTAGCGAGGTTGAAAACAAATGAGAACTGA
- a CDS encoding branched-chain amino acid transaminase: MHQFLPYAWFEGRCIPFDQAKVSIATHALHYGTGAFGGMRAIPDPEKPGGMLLFRPDRHARRLSQSAKLLLADLTEETVMEALIAVLRANKPTTPIYLRPFVYTSDLGIAPRLHNIETDFLIYGLELGDYLSPDGVSCRISSWTRQEDRSLPLRGKISGAYITSSLAKTEAVTSGFDEALLMNTRGKVSEASGMNLFLVRDGVLITPGVDQDILEGITRSSVIELAKHMGLQVIERPVDKTELCIADEVFLTGTAAKITPIRQLESTVLPTNRPVMDALRKRLVAITEGKDPEFSHWVTRIELEG; this comes from the coding sequence ATGCATCAGTTCCTTCCCTACGCCTGGTTTGAAGGCCGCTGCATCCCGTTTGACCAGGCCAAAGTGTCGATCGCAACCCATGCCCTGCACTACGGCACCGGTGCGTTCGGAGGCATGCGCGCCATACCGGATCCGGAAAAACCGGGCGGCATGCTGTTGTTTCGACCGGATCGCCATGCGCGCCGCCTCTCACAAAGCGCCAAGCTCTTGCTCGCTGATCTGACGGAAGAGACGGTGATGGAGGCTCTGATCGCCGTGCTCAGGGCGAACAAACCCACGACGCCGATCTACCTCAGACCATTTGTTTACACCAGTGATTTAGGCATCGCACCACGGCTGCACAACATCGAGACTGATTTTCTGATTTACGGCTTAGAGCTCGGCGATTACCTCTCCCCCGATGGCGTGAGTTGCCGGATTAGTAGTTGGACCCGGCAGGAGGATCGCTCCCTACCCCTGCGCGGAAAAATCAGTGGTGCTTACATCACGAGTTCACTTGCCAAAACAGAAGCTGTCACCAGTGGCTTTGACGAAGCCCTGCTGATGAACACGCGGGGAAAGGTGAGCGAAGCCAGTGGGATGAATCTGTTTTTAGTACGCGATGGCGTCCTGATCACCCCTGGCGTTGATCAAGACATTCTTGAGGGAATCACCCGCTCCAGCGTGATTGAGCTGGCAAAGCACATGGGATTGCAGGTGATCGAACGACCCGTGGATAAAACTGAACTTTGCATCGCTGATGAAGTGTTCCTCACGGGAACGGCCGCGAAAATCACGCCGATTCGTCAACTCGAATCCACCGTCTTGCCGACCAACCGGCCGGTGATGGATGCCTTAAGAAAACGTCTGGTTGCGATTACGGAAGGAAAGGATCCGGAGTTCAGCCACTGGGTCACCAGGATCGAGCTCGAAGGCTAA
- a CDS encoding DUF3370 family protein: MEQAYAYVPLMAGQGARALNGTFNNVPVLHSNQPEIVKGPGILVNTTPGSATAAENNQPLRNAEFTFNGEFGIHMHHKYYPQDSSKLGGRRARGLLTVAAIAINPGNNPVTLKFKRGSVKNSFEAPYHPNRLMGVKPLGRRPWNTGPGDATAVQMLRGELDRKLPREITIPARSRKVIVSSVLPARGIMNGLLRGRSDGPFQLAVVAAEETNQEQELIAVLDSKRLAPGRIYLNRLNEIRTGKVFSRVAGVALGDEYKASINHDLSQGALHIPLTSTRKHHFGTRDIQVNQLSTRMIDSALNNVGTYGVRFDVEMNLSGGGAHELVLSHPVASGRKPFTAFRGSIGIKSAEGYREVHVGMKSGQSLPLGQINTQANVVNPVTVSVVYPADATPGHLLSVVPVTQLALLRRREEMLEAARKAEEAAKKRKVVPPTPPPAINAKPKPLQANENKPRPQATPQPRPTPRTYPKRAPRIAPPAVAAPSSGTNQYPPAMIMPQRVNDSLEQRYRDAIKAQQDWLRRLQGR, encoded by the coding sequence ATGGAGCAGGCGTACGCCTATGTGCCATTGATGGCTGGGCAAGGGGCGCGTGCTCTCAATGGCACCTTTAATAACGTTCCCGTCCTGCATTCCAACCAACCCGAAATTGTCAAAGGGCCTGGAATCCTCGTCAACACAACGCCTGGTTCTGCAACCGCCGCCGAAAACAACCAGCCCTTGAGGAATGCCGAATTCACATTTAATGGCGAATTCGGTATCCATATGCATCATAAATATTACCCCCAAGACAGCAGCAAATTAGGAGGACGCCGGGCCAGAGGCTTGCTAACCGTGGCAGCGATAGCCATCAACCCAGGCAATAATCCTGTCACCCTTAAGTTCAAAAGAGGCTCCGTTAAAAATAGCTTCGAGGCCCCTTACCACCCCAATCGCCTAATGGGAGTGAAGCCCCTCGGCCGACGCCCTTGGAACACAGGTCCAGGGGACGCTACAGCTGTACAAATGCTGAGAGGGGAACTCGATCGCAAATTGCCTCGAGAAATAACAATCCCAGCGCGAAGTCGCAAAGTAATTGTGAGCTCAGTTCTTCCCGCGAGAGGAATTATGAACGGGCTGCTGAGAGGTCGCAGCGACGGACCTTTCCAACTGGCTGTCGTTGCAGCGGAGGAGACCAACCAAGAGCAGGAGTTGATCGCCGTTCTAGACAGCAAAAGACTTGCTCCAGGGCGAATTTATTTAAATCGTCTCAATGAAATCCGCACCGGCAAAGTCTTTTCCAGAGTTGCTGGCGTTGCCCTTGGCGATGAGTACAAGGCTTCGATTAATCATGATCTCTCACAGGGTGCGTTGCATATTCCACTAACAAGTACCCGCAAACATCATTTTGGCACGAGAGATATACAGGTGAATCAATTATCAACACGAATGATTGACTCCGCCTTGAACAATGTTGGCACCTATGGCGTGCGCTTTGATGTTGAGATGAATCTCTCTGGTGGTGGTGCTCATGAGTTGGTCTTAAGCCATCCAGTGGCATCCGGTCGAAAACCTTTCACGGCATTTCGGGGATCGATCGGAATTAAAAGTGCCGAAGGCTATCGAGAAGTTCATGTTGGGATGAAATCAGGGCAGAGCCTGCCCCTCGGCCAAATCAACACTCAAGCCAACGTTGTGAATCCCGTCACGGTGAGTGTTGTTTATCCAGCGGATGCCACACCGGGTCATTTGCTCAGCGTGGTGCCCGTAACCCAGCTCGCCTTGCTTCGGCGCCGGGAAGAGATGCTGGAAGCGGCAAGAAAAGCTGAGGAAGCAGCCAAAAAACGCAAGGTGGTTCCACCAACGCCGCCACCAGCGATCAATGCAAAGCCGAAACCCCTGCAAGCGAACGAGAACAAACCAAGGCCACAAGCAACACCACAGCCTCGACCCACACCACGGACCTATCCGAAACGAGCCCCAAGGATTGCGCCTCCGGCTGTTGCCGCACCATCCAGTGGTACCAACCAATATCCGCCAGCAATGATCATGCCTCAGCGCGTCAATGACTCGCTGGAGCAACGGTATCGCGATGCCATTAAGGCGCAACAAGATTGGTTGCGCCGACTACAAGGTCGATAG
- a CDS encoding DUF2237 family protein: protein MPSQQQEQKPVGQGDLNVLGGALEGCSCEPMTGWFRDGHCRTDPSDLGQHSVCCVMSERFLNYSKAQGNDLSTPMPDFGFPGLKPGDHWCVCAPRWKQAYDDGMAPPVRLEATEHTALKVIPLDVLKTHAHQGMS, encoded by the coding sequence ATGCCGTCACAACAACAAGAGCAAAAGCCAGTTGGGCAGGGTGATCTGAACGTTTTAGGCGGTGCGCTTGAAGGCTGTAGTTGTGAGCCGATGACGGGTTGGTTTCGAGATGGACACTGCCGCACCGATCCAAGCGACTTGGGGCAACACAGCGTCTGCTGTGTGATGTCAGAACGATTTCTGAATTACAGCAAGGCCCAGGGCAATGACCTGAGCACTCCCATGCCCGACTTCGGCTTCCCTGGCCTCAAACCGGGCGATCACTGGTGTGTCTGCGCCCCACGCTGGAAACAGGCCTACGACGACGGTATGGCGCCACCTGTACGCCTCGAAGCGACAGAACACACAGCGCTCAAGGTGATCCCGTTGGACGTCCTCAAAACACACGCTCACCAAGGAATGTCCTGA
- the metH gene encoding methionine synthase encodes MQAVTETPTLNASRFLKRLHDPSRPVLVFDGATGTSLQQMDLSADDFGGEALEGCNENLVVTRPDAVQSVHRQFLDAGCDVIETDTFGAASVVLAEYGLEDKTFELNKRAAELAKEVAMEYSTDEKPRFVAGSMGPTTKLPTLGHISFDLLRDSYQEQAEGLIAGDVDLLIIETCQDVLQIKAALQGIEQAFETSGERRPLMVSVTMETTGTMLVGSDIAAVVAILEPFPIDVLGLNCATGPEQMKEHMRYLTDNAPFVVSCIPNAGLPENVGGVAHYRLTPVELKMQLMHFVEDLGVQVIGGCCGTTPAHIAALSEISSELSAAPRNVRSYHHERKALSYEAAASSIYGATPYLQDNSFLIIGERLNASGSKKVRELLNEEDWDGLVAVARGQVKENAHILDVNVDYVGRDGERDMRELVNRVVTNVNLPLMLDSTEWQKMEAGLKVAGGKCILNSTNYEDGDERFFKVLEIAKRYGAGVVIGTIDEDGMARTADQKVAIAKRAYRDAVEYGIPAREIFYDALALPISTGIEEDRRNGAETIEAIRRIREDLPQVHVVLGVSNVSFGLSPAARITLNSVFLHDCCEAGMDAAIVSPAKILPLIKISEEHQKVCRDLINDRRGFEGDVCTYDPLTVLTTLFEGVSAKAARESGPSLSDLAVEERLKQHIIDGERIGLEDALKEGLENYPPLDIVNTFLLDGMKVVGELFGSGQMQLPFVLQSAETMKSAVAFLEPFMEKEEGERSAKAKFLIATVKGDVHDIGKNLVDIILTNNGYEVINLGIKQDVNAIITAQQEHQADCIAMSGLLVKSTAFMKDNLQAFNEAGINVPVVLGGAALTPRFVNKDCSDVYDGKVIYGRDAFTDLRFMDALVAAKSKDRWDDRAGFLDGTPEGLSIGGDAESTDPSDASPESPSKEAETADLKLPVSFERSDAVPEETAVITPFLGASVLQGEAEIPVDEVIAFLDRQALFAGQWQMRKAKNQSREEYEQDLADKAEPILQKWLARAKEDQLLHPAVAYGYFPCGRDGNSVVVFKPEGGAELGRFDVPRQRSGNRYCIADFFRDLKEGQPCDVLPMQAVTMGEEASRFSQELFRKDAYSDYLFFHGLAVQMAEALAEWTHARIRRECGFSDPKGMPLRDILAQRYRGSRYSFGYPACPNVADSRQQLEWLQADRIGLTMDESDQLHPEQSTTALVALHSNARYFSA; translated from the coding sequence ATGCAGGCCGTGACTGAGACACCCACCCTCAACGCCTCTCGCTTTTTAAAACGTCTGCATGACCCGTCCAGGCCCGTGCTGGTCTTTGACGGAGCCACGGGCACCTCCCTGCAGCAAATGGACCTATCCGCCGATGATTTCGGCGGAGAAGCCCTGGAAGGTTGCAACGAAAACCTGGTGGTTACAAGGCCCGATGCCGTTCAAAGCGTGCATCGACAGTTTCTTGACGCCGGTTGCGATGTCATCGAAACCGATACGTTTGGCGCCGCGTCTGTGGTGCTGGCCGAGTACGGCCTAGAGGACAAAACCTTCGAGCTCAACAAGCGGGCTGCAGAGCTGGCCAAAGAAGTGGCCATGGAATACAGCACCGATGAGAAACCACGATTCGTGGCGGGATCGATGGGGCCCACCACGAAATTACCCACGCTCGGACATATCAGTTTCGATCTGCTTCGCGATTCCTATCAGGAGCAAGCGGAAGGACTGATTGCCGGGGATGTGGATTTACTGATCATCGAAACCTGTCAGGACGTTCTGCAGATCAAGGCAGCGCTCCAAGGCATTGAACAGGCCTTTGAAACCAGCGGTGAACGCCGCCCCTTGATGGTGTCCGTCACGATGGAAACCACAGGCACCATGCTGGTGGGTTCCGACATTGCAGCTGTTGTTGCCATTCTCGAACCCTTCCCCATTGATGTGCTCGGCCTGAACTGCGCAACAGGCCCTGAACAAATGAAAGAGCACATGCGCTACTTAACAGATAATGCTCCCTTCGTTGTGAGCTGCATCCCCAACGCAGGCTTGCCAGAAAATGTTGGAGGTGTGGCGCACTACCGCCTAACACCGGTGGAACTGAAGATGCAATTAATGCACTTCGTGGAGGATCTTGGCGTTCAAGTCATTGGTGGATGTTGCGGAACAACGCCGGCCCATATTGCGGCGCTCTCTGAAATTTCATCAGAACTGAGCGCCGCGCCCAGAAATGTGCGCTCTTACCACCATGAGAGAAAAGCTCTCAGCTATGAAGCCGCCGCATCATCCATTTATGGTGCAACACCCTATCTACAAGACAATTCCTTCTTAATCATTGGCGAGCGACTGAATGCCAGTGGCTCCAAGAAAGTGCGTGAGTTGCTGAATGAAGAAGACTGGGATGGGCTCGTCGCTGTTGCGCGAGGACAGGTGAAAGAGAATGCTCACATCTTGGATGTGAATGTCGACTATGTCGGCCGTGATGGCGAAAGAGATATGCGAGAGCTCGTGAATCGAGTGGTCACCAATGTGAACCTTCCCTTAATGCTCGACTCAACGGAGTGGCAGAAAATGGAGGCAGGCCTGAAGGTTGCCGGCGGCAAATGCATCCTCAATTCAACCAACTACGAAGATGGAGATGAACGCTTCTTCAAAGTCTTAGAAATCGCCAAGCGTTATGGCGCCGGGGTTGTGATTGGCACGATCGATGAAGACGGCATGGCCCGCACTGCAGACCAGAAAGTTGCTATAGCAAAAAGAGCCTATCGAGACGCTGTCGAGTATGGAATTCCAGCGCGAGAAATTTTTTACGACGCTCTGGCGCTGCCAATTTCCACTGGCATTGAAGAAGATCGACGCAACGGTGCGGAAACCATTGAGGCCATTCGCAGAATTCGCGAGGATCTCCCCCAGGTTCACGTGGTTCTTGGTGTGTCCAATGTGAGCTTTGGCTTGTCTCCTGCTGCCAGAATCACGCTGAATTCAGTCTTTTTGCATGATTGCTGCGAAGCTGGAATGGATGCAGCCATTGTGTCCCCAGCAAAAATTCTTCCGCTCATCAAAATCAGCGAAGAGCATCAGAAAGTTTGTCGCGACTTAATCAATGATCGTCGTGGATTCGAAGGAGATGTTTGCACGTATGACCCGCTCACAGTGCTTACAACCTTATTCGAAGGTGTTAGCGCCAAAGCCGCTCGCGAATCAGGACCATCCTTAAGCGACCTAGCCGTGGAAGAACGGCTCAAACAGCACATTATTGACGGCGAGAGAATTGGATTAGAAGATGCACTTAAAGAGGGTTTAGAAAACTATCCACCACTAGATATTGTTAACACTTTCCTGCTGGATGGAATGAAGGTTGTGGGAGAGCTGTTTGGCTCTGGGCAAATGCAGCTCCCATTCGTTCTTCAATCCGCGGAAACCATGAAGTCTGCCGTGGCCTTTTTGGAACCATTCATGGAGAAAGAAGAAGGGGAACGATCCGCTAAAGCCAAGTTTTTAATCGCAACAGTTAAAGGAGATGTTCACGATATTGGCAAGAATTTGGTGGACATTATTTTAACAAATAATGGCTACGAAGTGATCAACCTTGGCATCAAGCAAGACGTCAATGCAATCATTACGGCCCAGCAAGAACATCAGGCTGATTGCATCGCCATGAGTGGTCTGCTGGTGAAGTCCACAGCCTTTATGAAAGACAATTTGCAAGCTTTCAACGAAGCTGGAATCAACGTTCCTGTTGTTCTTGGAGGGGCAGCATTAACGCCCAGATTTGTGAACAAAGACTGCAGCGATGTGTATGACGGCAAGGTCATTTATGGACGGGATGCCTTTACGGACCTGCGATTCATGGATGCGCTTGTGGCGGCCAAGTCAAAAGATCGCTGGGATGATCGCGCTGGCTTTCTCGATGGCACCCCTGAAGGTCTTTCGATTGGAGGTGACGCGGAATCCACTGATCCCAGCGACGCATCGCCTGAGAGCCCGTCAAAAGAAGCTGAGACGGCGGATCTCAAGCTTCCCGTCAGCTTCGAGCGCTCGGATGCCGTTCCTGAAGAGACAGCCGTTATCACCCCCTTCCTGGGTGCGTCGGTTTTGCAGGGAGAGGCAGAGATTCCGGTCGACGAGGTGATTGCCTTTCTAGACCGACAAGCCCTCTTCGCTGGTCAATGGCAGATGCGAAAAGCCAAAAACCAAAGCCGGGAAGAGTACGAACAAGACCTCGCTGATAAGGCAGAGCCAATCCTTCAGAAATGGCTAGCGCGCGCCAAAGAAGACCAACTGCTGCATCCAGCAGTCGCCTACGGCTATTTCCCCTGCGGACGGGACGGCAACTCCGTGGTGGTGTTCAAGCCGGAGGGTGGTGCAGAGCTGGGACGATTTGATGTCCCCCGTCAACGCAGTGGCAATCGCTATTGCATCGCCGATTTCTTCCGAGATCTCAAAGAGGGCCAACCCTGCGATGTGCTGCCGATGCAAGCCGTCACCATGGGCGAAGAAGCCAGTCGCTTCAGCCAGGAGCTGTTTCGCAAGGATGCCTACAGCGACTATCTCTTTTTTCACGGCTTAGCCGTTCAGATGGCAGAGGCGCTGGCGGAGTGGACCCATGCCCGCATTCGGCGTGAATGCGGCTTCTCTGATCCCAAGGGGATGCCTCTCAGGGACATTCTTGCCCAGCGCTACAGGGGTAGCCGCTATTCCTTTGGATATCCAGCCTGTCCCAACGTGGCGGATTCGCGTCAGCAACTGGAATGGCTGCAGGCCGATCGCATCGGCCTGACCATGGATGAAAGCGACCAACTTCATCCTGAACAGAGCACAACAGCCCTGGTTGCTTTGCATAGCAACGCTCGCTACTTCAGCGCCTAA
- a CDS encoding ATP adenylyltransferase, whose product MRTETYWNRALEQSEKALKSGALVPLSTSLERLEESAESNFELRTLESRLPKHFKREGPKPNPFKPWDRDLEVARLDPGHAVILNKYPVQRGHMLLITADWAAQDGWLDLSDWTALVRVDQDTSGLWFFNSGPIAGASQPHRHLQLLPRSTGERSCPRDLWFQKRLESKEKSKTASDPLWNGCSVVSRISQSNDISAQAQSLYASYLSLSEHLGLGHPSQDQRPKSFYNLLLTPQWMAMVRRRREGAAGFSVNALGFAGYLLATTGADLHWLRAQGPEALLREVVLEIRGNTVVGSPSKMSA is encoded by the coding sequence ATGAGAACTGAGACCTATTGGAATCGAGCGCTCGAGCAAAGCGAAAAGGCTCTTAAGTCGGGTGCGCTAGTTCCTCTTAGTACCTCATTAGAACGTCTTGAAGAGAGTGCAGAATCCAATTTTGAATTGAGAACTCTCGAGAGCCGCTTACCCAAACACTTCAAGAGAGAGGGGCCGAAACCCAATCCCTTTAAACCCTGGGATAGGGACCTGGAGGTGGCGCGTTTGGATCCAGGTCACGCCGTGATCCTGAACAAATATCCGGTGCAACGCGGACACATGCTGCTGATCACGGCCGACTGGGCCGCCCAGGATGGTTGGCTTGATTTGTCGGATTGGACAGCGTTGGTTCGCGTAGACCAAGACACCTCCGGACTGTGGTTTTTCAATAGCGGACCGATTGCAGGAGCGAGTCAGCCCCATCGGCATCTTCAACTTCTGCCCCGAAGCACAGGCGAGAGGAGCTGTCCCAGAGACCTCTGGTTTCAAAAACGCCTGGAATCAAAAGAAAAATCCAAAACAGCTAGCGATCCCTTATGGAACGGCTGCTCCGTTGTCTCGCGAATCAGCCAAAGCAATGACATCTCCGCACAAGCCCAAAGCCTCTACGCCAGCTACTTATCACTCTCTGAACACTTAGGCCTTGGTCATCCCTCTCAAGATCAACGCCCAAAGTCCTTTTACAACCTGTTATTAACCCCGCAATGGATGGCGATGGTGAGGCGTCGGCGAGAAGGAGCCGCAGGTTTCAGCGTGAATGCCCTTGGATTTGCTGGATATCTCTTGGCCACAACAGGCGCCGATCTGCACTGGCTAAGGGCGCAAGGTCCCGAGGCCTTGTTGCGTGAGGTGGTACTCGAAATCCGTGGAAACACGGTTGTGGGATCCCCCTCCAAAATGTCTGCCTGA